The stretch of DNA TTGATTTAGTAACTTTTACTTGGGGTAATGTTTCTGGAATTGATCGTGACAGCGGCTTGTTTGTTATTAAACCATCAGGTGTCGAATATGATCAAATGAAGCCTGAAGATATGGTAGTTGTTAACTTGAAAGGTGAAGTAGTAGAAGGCAAAATGAACCCTTCAAGTGATACACCAACACATACGATTTTATATAATGAATTTCCAAAAATTGGTGGAATTGTGCATACGCATTCACCGTGGGCAGTATCCTTTGCGGCGGCTAAAATGGATATTCCAGCTATGAATACAACACATGCTGATACTTTTTACAATGCGATTCCAGCAGCTGATGCATTAACTAAAGCTGAAATTGAAGAGGATTATGAAGGCAACACTGGTAAAGCTATTATCCGTACCTTTAAAGAACGTGGCTTAGATTATGAAGCAACGCCTGGTTCACTAGTTAGTCAACATGGCCCATTTTGTTGGGGGTCAACGCCAGCCCAAGCAGTTTACAATGCCAAGGTGTTAGAAGTAGTAGCTGAAGAGGATTACCACACATTGCAATTAACGCATGCTAATAGTGAGTTGCCGCAGTATTTATTAGATAAGCATTATTACCGTAAGCATGGTCAGAATGCCTATTATGGTCAAGACAATGCCCAATCAAAAACGCATGCGAAGCGGAATGGGAAGTGATAGCTGATAATTGAAAAGGGTATATAAAGATAAAGGTTTTAATTGGTTTATTTTATTTGATTGAGAGGTTTTAATTATGTTAACAATTCCTAAATATGAATTTTGGTTTGCTGCAGGTAGCCAGCATCTTTATGGTGAAGAAGCATTGCGTGAAGTTGCAGAAGATACTAAGAAAATTGTAGCTGGTTTAAATGAAAAAGGTAATTTGCCATATAAAATTGTGTTCAAGCAAGTTTTGACAACTGCTGATGAAATTACTAAGTTTATGAAAGAGGCAAATTACAATGATAATGTGGCCGGTGTAATTACTTGGATGCATACTTTTTCTCCAGCTAAGAATTGGATTCGAGGTACGCAACTATTACAAAAGCCATTACTGCATTTTGCTACGCAATATTTGAATTATATTCCGTATGATACGATGGATTTTGATTACATGAATTTGAATCAAAGTGCTCATGGCGATCGCGAATATGGTTATATTAATGCACGGTTAAATAAGCATAACAAGGTAATTTACGGCCATTGGCAAGATCCAGAAGTATTAAAGCAAATTGCTGATTGGGAAGATGTAGCCGTTGCTTATGACGAGTCATTTAAGACTAAGATTTGTCGGTTTGGCGATAATATGCGTAATGTTGCTGTAACTGAAGGTGACAAGATTCAGGCACAAATCCAATTAGGTTGGACCGTTGACTATTATGGTATTGGCGATCTAGTTGCTGAAATGAACAAGGTTAAAGAATCCGAAATTGATGATGAATATGCTGACTTGAAGTCAAAATATATCTTAGTTCAAGGTGATATGGCTAAGAAAGATTTTGAAGATACAGTTCGTTATCAGTTAAGACAATATATTGCAATGAAACGCTTCTTAGAGCGTGGTAATTATACTGCCTTTACGTCAAACTTTGAAGATTTGCATGGCATGAAACAATTGCAAGGTTTATCAGCTCAATTAATGATGCGGGACGGTTATGGCTTTGCTGGTGAAGGTGACTGGAAGACCGCAGGATTATTGCGTATCTTTAAGATTATGACCCATAATACAAAGACTGCCTTCATGGAAGACTATACTCTTGATTTACGTAAAGGTCATGAAGCAATTTTGGGATCACATATGCTTGAAGTTGATCCATCAATTGCTTCAGAAAAGCCACGGGTTGAAGTTCATCCACTTGATATTGGTGGTAAGGATGATCCTGCTCGTCTAGTATTTTCTGGCGGTGAGGGTGATGCTGTCGATGTAACTTTAGCTGATTTCCGTCACAACTTTAAGCTCGTAACTTATCCAGTTGTCGGCCATAAGGCTGAGGAAACGCCGTATTTACCTGTTGCTAAACAAATGTGGACACCAAAGCTCGGTCTTAAAGCAGGTGCTACTAAGTGGATCCAAGCAGGTGGTGGTCACCATACGGTGATGTCATTTGCTGCTAATGAGGATCAAGTTCATGATTTGGCAGCACTTTATGGTGTTGACTTATGTGATATTGAATAAAATGTCAATTTGATAATTTTGATTTAGGACTGATTTGCAGTAATACTGTTAAGTCAGTCCTTTATAATTTGAGGTGTAAAAATGGAAAATAAAGTTGTTGGTTCAATTAAAGACTTTGATGAGTATCAGGGACATAAAATTCAAAAACTTAGTTTAACTAATCAGAATGGTGTAACTCTGTCACTTTTAACACTTGGTGCAACAATTTATGAAATTAACATACCGAGTGAAACAGGAGTACAGAATATAGTTTTAAACTATTATCATAGTAAGGATTATCTTGCTAATCCTTACTACGTTTGTATGGCAATTGGCCGAACAGCTGGTAGAATTAAAAATGGTAATATCATTCTTGCTGGTCAATCAATACAACTACCACAGAATGAAGGAAAAACTAATTTGCATGGTGGTACTAATGGCTTTAATAGTCAAATTTGGCAAGGAAAAATCATTCAAATTGCGGGCAATGATGTTATTGAAATGAGTCATCTTCAAGAAGGAGATGGTTATCCAGGTAAGATGCGAATTAAAATTTTGTATTCTTTGTCAGCGGATGATGTTATTGAGATTAAATTTTGTGCCATTAGTACGGCTGATACACTGTTTAATCCTACACAACATATTTATTTTAATTTGGGCAAAAATGATACTGTCAAGGAACATTTGTTAAAAATAAATGCTAAGCAAATTCAAAAACTGGATAGTAATAAAATTCCATTAGCTGATAGAGTAACCGTTGCAGATACGCCCTTTGATTTTCGCCAACCAACCAGTTTAGATAAAGCTATTGCGGCAATGAATGATACAGCAGAAAAGGGTTTTGATGATATTTTTGCTGTTGAACCTGATAAAGATAACCTAGTTGCAGTATTATCTGATCCATTATCTAAAATTAGTGTTGCAATTGAATCTGCTAGAAATGGCTTGGTTGTTTTTACAGCAAATTCATTTACGCAACAAAATATGAATTTTGTAAGAACTAATGGTATCGGTAAGCGATATGAGGGAATTGCTCTTGAACCACAGACACTGGCTCCATCTAAGGGTGATGGGCTATTTTCAGCAATAAAATTAGCAAAAGGTGAAGAAAAAACATATACGATTAAATATCATTTGAATTATGAGAGATAGCTATTTGAAATACTTAGAGTAGATGAAATTGATTTTTAATAAAATTAAAGCACATTGATATTTGTTTAAAATATCAATGTGCTTTTTTGGTATGTAGTTTTTTGTAGTTAAAGATATTTTTAATCAGTAACTGGTATTAACTCAATTGACTTCATTATATCTATAACACGTTCTCGTTGAACAAAACCTGTTTTGGTTTCCATGGCATTAGCAGTACCTGCTGCTATAGCCCAACGAATTGTAGATAAAAAATCTAACTTTTGATCTAAAGCATAAAGTAAACCACCAACTACAGAGTCTCCAGAACCCTCGGTATTAACTACTTTTACTGGCTTGAATTTAACTTGATAAAATTGCTGTTGATGCTTTACAAGAGCACCTTTGTCTCCTAAAGAAACAATAATATTATTAACTTTATTTAAAATTCCATGTGTGATTTCTTTTTTAAGTTTATGACAATCACGAGTTACTGTTGCTGCTAATAATTCAGCAGCTTCTTGTTCGTTAGGTTTAATAAAATCTGGTAAATTTTTACTTGTTAAAACGTCTGTTAATGCTTGACCAGATGTATCTAAAATAATTTTAATATTAGGATCTGTTTGCCTGATTAAAGCGATAATCTTAGGATAAAAATTATTAATTTTGGTTGGAGGTAGACTACCATTTAAAGATATTGCTGAAACATGATTATTTTGTATTAGTGTCTTAATAGTTTTAAGTAAACTTTCAAATCGATCTAAATTTAAAAAATCACCGTGTTCATTAATTTCTGTTTTATTGTTATCGTCTTGAATTAATGTGTAACAATTTCTGGTATTTCCATTTGTTTTAATAAAATTTGCTATGTATTGATCATTATGTGCTTGTTCTAAAATGTATTGTCCATTGTAACCTGCTAAAAAACCAGTTGCTGTTGTTTTTGCTCCTAAATTTGCCGCTACACGTGCGGCATTAATTCCTTTGCCACCGACCATCTTTTTAATTAGCTGTACTCTGTTAAGAGAACCTACTTTTAATTCTTTAAGTTGGTATAACCGATCTACTGAAGGGTTAACTGTAATTGTAATATCCATTGTTATTGCCTGTTTTCTAATTAATAAATCATTTTAATATATCGTGAGTAATTGGTGATATCTTCCTTTGTAACTTCAGGGTCTGTTACAAGACAGTCAAATTTATCTAATCTTTGAAAAGTAATAATATCTGAATGATTTAGTTTACTATGATCAGCTATAATAAATGATTTTTCAGAATGTTCAATTGCAATGTTTTGAATATTGCCTTCTGGAATAGTACTGGTTGTTACACGATTATCACTGATTCCGTTAGTTGAACATAAAGCATAATCTAAATTTAAACCTTTAAATATATTTTCAGCTTTAACACCTAAAAATTCCTCAGTATTTCGGTGTAATTCACCACCTGTTAGCAATAAGCGACAATCATTTTTATTTATTTCGTTAAATGCTGGCAAACTATTGGTCACAAAAGTAAGGTTCTTACGAACCAATAAAGGAACAGCCATTAATAAAGTTGTACCTGCTCCTAAAAAGATCGTTGAATTATTGTCAATTTGATTGGCTAGTAATTTGGCGATTTCTTTTTTTTCAGTAATATTTTTCTTTAATTTTTCATTTGTTGTAGATTCCGGTTGATTATTACTTTGCGCACCACCATAAATTCTGGTTATCTTACCTTGTTCTTCCAATTTTTTTAAATCTCGTCTGATAGTCATTGAAGAAACTTGTAAATTTTTTGCAATATCAACTGTTGTCATGAAACCGGTCTTGTTTAGAAGATCATTGATTTCTGTTAATCTTTTTTCTTGTAGACTCAAAAAATCACTTCTTTTTTATAGAATTCCTTGTTGCACGATAAGTATATCAAACATTTTTAAACAATAAAAGTTATTTTGTGTTTATCTTTGTTAAAATTAGGTTGACATTGTTTGAGTTTAAGATTATATTGAAAACGTATACAAATAAAGAAGGGAGGTTTCGCAATGTTTTATCAAAATTTAATTGATTTAAATATTTCTGTAAAAACTGAAGAACAACTATTTGATTTAGTAGGGTCAAGAGCAATTAACTTAAATTATGCTAATTTGGGATATATTTCAAATTTAGAAAAGAGAGAATTGTCTTATCCAACTGGATTAAAGTTTCCACAGATTTCTCTTGCCTTGCCACATGTTGATCCGCAATATGTTAATAATCCATTTATTTATATTGCTCGGACTAATCAGCCATTAGTTCTTAAGCAAATGGGAGATAGCGCAGAAATGACAGCCAATAATTTTTTGTTTTTAGGCTTAAAGAATGGTAATAAGCAACCAGAACTTTTAGCAAAAATAATATCTGCTTTTCAAGATGAAAATTTTGTAGAGCAATTTAAGAAAACAGAAGCTTCAGAAAGAATGCTTCAATTAGTTAAAGGAAAGTTTGAGGGATTATTAAAATGAAGACTATCTTAGTTTGTTGTGGTACAGGAGTTGCTACTAGTCCACAAGTTGCCAATAAAATAAATGATTACTTAGCTGAACAAGGTTTGGATCAAATAGCTAAAGCAACGCCCGAACCAGTTGCAGAAGCTAAGGGTTCTGTTGAAAATGATGCTAATGTTATTGTTTATGTCGGAATTGCACCTGCAGATGGTGAGTTACAAGAAGCACTCGATAAAAATAATGTCGTTGGCATGGTAGGGTTACCATGGTTAACTGGTATGGGTCAAGAGGAAGCCAATCAAAAAATAGCAGATATTGTAAGACAAGCTTAATAACAAGTCACAAGGAGATGATTTGAATGGATTGGAACGCGATAGTTCAAGGAATTTTAAGTGTCGGAGCCCAGGTTTTGATTCCAATTTTAATTATGATTTTGGGATTGATTTTTGGTATGAAGCCTTCTAAAGCAGTTACTTCTGGACTTTATTTAGGAACTGGATTTATTGGCATGTCAATGGCAATTAATCAATTGACACAAACTGTTAGTCCAGCTGCAAAAGCATTGGCAAAGTATACAGGTATTAATTTACCAGCTGTTGATTTTGGTTGGACGGGCGCTGCTTCAATTACATGGAGTTGGACATTGGCCTTTCTATTTTTTGCAGTGGAAATTGTAGTTAACATTGTTATGCTACTTGCTAAGATGACTGATACGATGAACGCTGACATGTGGAATGTTTGGGGCGTTGCATTAACTGGTTATATGGTTTATCAAATTTCAGGTAGTTTAATTTGGGGCTTTATCTGTGGTGCTCTTCAAGTGGTAATTTGCTTGAAACTAGGTGATATGTGGAGCAAAGAAATCGCTAATATGCTTGGTTATGAAGGTGTAACTGTTACACATATTGAAGCATTTACTGCTGTTATTATGTCGCCAATTAATAAATTGATGGATTACATTCCTATTTTTAATCGTGAATGGGATGCTACTGCTTTAAAGAGAAAAATAGGTGTTTTTAGTGAGCCTGTAGTTATGGGATCGATTATTGGTCTGATTTTAGCTTTAGCAGGAAGATATAGTATTGGTGACGCACTTAATCTCGCGGTCACTGTAGGTGCGGTAATGGCGATTTTTCCAGTAATGGCTAAGTTCTTTATGGATGCTTTGACACCATTTGGTTCAACTATGAGTGACTTTATGAAAAAGCATGTTAAAGGTAGAACATTTGTCATCGGTTTAGATTGGCCTATTTTAGGTCAAAGTACGGAATTATGGGTAACAATGGTTCTAATGATTCCTGTATCAATTATTTATGCTGCTATTTTACCTGGGAATACTATTTTACCAATTGCTGGTGTTATTAATTACTGTATTGGTGTTGGTGGATTGTTACTTACAGGTGGCAATTTACTAAGAATGCTGGTTTTAGGCGTTATTTATGAACCGGTTTTCTTATACGGTGCATCATACTTTGCTAATATTTTTACTAAATTAGCTAAATCGAGTACTTCCATTAAGGTACCAGCTGGATCTCAGGTCTCATGGAGTTCAATTGAAGCTCCTGAGTTAAGATATGCAATGGCTTGGGCTGGACGTGGCAATATTTGGGCTATTATAGGATTGATTGCCTTACTTGCTATTTTCTGGTGGCTATATAGATCATTTAAAAAGAATCCGATTCCAGCTTTAAAGTATCAAAAACCTACTGCTAAAACAGAATAGGAGTTACAAATGAGAAAAAGCTCAAGTAAAAAAATCTTTTGGACTTGTTTGTCTTTTTTAACTTTTGGTTTATTTAGTTTGGCACTTATTTCTAAAAATTATTGGCTTAATATTTTCGTTATTATTTTAGGGATGCTTATTAATAAGAAGGGAAGTGATGTTCTTTTTATTAAAAAAAGTTTTATTGCTAAAAATGATATGAGGAGGAAAAATAATTTATGAAATATCCTGCAGGAAGAATTCCTTTTGAATATGAACGGGAAGACTTAGCAAAAGTTGTTCGTGAAGTTATGGAACGTCGAGACACTAATATTGTTGGTGGCAATATTAGTATTAAGGTTCAAGACGAAACGGGTAAAAATTATTATGTTATGACACCAACAATGATGTCAGAAGCATATATGGGTTATCTAAATGCTGATCAAATTTTGGTTATTGAACCACATACGCGTAGAGTAATTTCAGGTAATGGCAAAGTTACTCGTGAGATTAATATGCATGAAGCAATTTATGATACCAATCCAGATATTAAATGTGTTTTTCACTCACATGCAGATCAGTGTATGTTTTGGGGAACAAGTGGCTTGAATATGCCAAATGTTACAGAAGCTACACAAAAACTTAAAGAAATTAGAACGCTTGACTGGCACCCCATGTGTACAGAAGAACTGGCCCAATATGTTGCTGGTGAAATTAAGAAGTTAGGTTCTAAAGCTTTAAGAAATGGTTTTCTGTTGAATTCTCATGGTACATTGTTTACTTCAGGTGGTAAGGATATGGATCCATTAACAGCACTCCATAAATCTTTAGCCGATGTAGATATTACCGAATATAATGCTAAAGTTGCATATAAGCAAACTGTTTTCCAACAAATTGGAGTATTGGATGGATATTATTCTGAAGATACTAAAATTGGAACTTGGGAAGATGTTAAGGCCGGAAAAGCACTTTATAATAAAAAAACAGCTCAAAATAAAAAGGGCGACTAAAAAGTGCCCTTCTTACAAAGTTTGACCACTTTGACAATATAATATTTTTTTATTGAATGCAACTATTTATCAAGATTAATTGTGCAAAACCTGATCATTTTGATCAGGTTTTTTGGTGTAATTTATTGATAGTTATTGTTTGAATAAGTTAAGTTACACAAAGATAAATATATAAAATTTAAGTAATTTTTTAGCAGGTGAATTTAATGATGAAAAAATTGCAATAACAATTAGATAAAATTGCATTTGCGGCTAAAGAAATTAACTTAAGTCAGCGCATAATTACCAAGTATTGCCGAAAATTGAATATTGCTAACAGTTGTTAACCTCAAAAAAATAGCAACAATCTGAATATACAGATTGCTGTTATTTATTATCAAAGTGAATTTTACGGTAGATCATTACCTGCAGCTAAGTAAATGTCATACCATTCTTGTGCGGTTAGATCGATGTCAGCACCTTTAGCACTGTCAATAATATGGTCTGGATTCATAGTGCCGATAATAACCTGAATTTTAGCAGGATGGCGCAAAATCCATGCCGCCGCAATGGCATTCTTGGAAACACCTTTTTGATCGGCTAATTTTTGCAAGGCAGCATTTACTTGTGGGAATTTAGGATTACCAATAAAGTTACCCTCGATTTGGCCATATTGAAATGGTGACCAAGCTTGAACGGTCATGTTGTGCAAGCGTGAATAGTCAAGGACACCGCGGTCGTGGTCAATACTACGTGCATCAGTCATATTAGTATGAATGCCAAAGTCAATTGGCCCCGTGTGCATAACGCTAAATTGCAACTGGTTAATCAGTAACTTTTGACTAATACCTTGTTGCAACAATGCAACTTGCATTGGATTAAAGTTAGAAACACCGAAGTGGCGCACTTTTCCTGAAGTTTGTAATTCGTCAAAGGCAGCACTAATTTCAGCTGGGTCCATCAGGGCATCAGGTCGATGCAAAAGTAGACTATCTAGGTAGTCAATGCCCATTCTGTTTAAAATGCCGTCAACAGCATTGATAATGTACTTTTTAGAAAAATCGTACCGGGTGGTTTTGTAATTTAGTTCGGAATTCTCGTAAATACCAGTTTTGGATTGGATATAAAAGTCATCGCGGTTAAGACCAGATTGTTTAAAGGCTTTGCCAAAAATTTTCTCAGATTTACCATGTCCGTAAATGTCAGCCGAGTCAAGACAGTTGATTCCAACTTCATGAGCAGTTTCGAGAGCGGTCACGGCTTGATTAACGGTTAAGGCATTCATGCGCATAATACCTAAAGCAATGGCTGAACCAGTAAAGTTTGTCTGACCAATTTTAATTTGTTTCATAAGAATACCTCCTTACAATTAGTATAAAGCTTTTTTAGACAAAAAGTATGGCGAATAATTAAGGCTGATATTTAATTACAAAAAGGAAACATATTTTCCTTAATAGAACAATTCTTGCAAATAATACGAATTATTAATAAATATCTTTATACTTAATCTTAAAAATCCGAATAATAAGCATAAAAAGCATTGAAATTTTACATTTTAAAGTCTACAATTAACAAGAATTATCAATTGATGGTTTAGTGATAAATAATAACAAGATAGTGGGTACCAGCTATCTTAATTTGTGAGGATAAAAAAGTGTATCATAAAAAGGGATTTATTTTTGCAATCGTGGGAACAGCTTGGCTGTTTGATGCGATGGATGTTGGACTGCTGTCCTTTATTATGCCAATTGTTCATCAGGAGTGGACATTGACTAATTCTCAAACCGGATTAATTAGTTCAGTTAGTACAATTGGGATGATTTGCGGTGGCTTCTTCTTTGGTTACTTAGCTGATCGGATTGGACGTAAGAACACGTTAATGTTGTCGCTGCTTACATTTTCAATTGGTAACTTTATTTTAGCTTTTGCTCAAGGATTTGATTCTTTTTTGATCATTCGTTTCTTTGTTGGCATGGGGCTTGGCGGTGAACTGCCAGTGGCAGCAACTTATGTTTCGGATTTATACAGTGGAGCTAAGCGGTCACGGATGTTAATTTTAGCTGATAGTTTCTGGGCTTTGGGTTGGTTAGTTGCGTCGTTCTTGTCATTTGCATTAAATGGTATTTTGTCATGGCGGGGATTATTAATTGTTACTGCGATTAGTGCCTTTTTTGCAATTGTTGTGCGAAAGCAAGTGCCAGAATTAAAAAAGCCAACTGCTAAAAAGCATCATTTTGTCATTAGTAAATTTTTGAATTTTAAAACGATAATGCTATGGCTAGCATGGTTTATGGTAATGTTCAGTTATTATGGTATGTTTATGTGGCTGCCAGGAATTATGACTAGCAAGGGTAATAGTGTTGTTGATAGTTTTGGTTATTCTGTCATTATTATTGTGGCGCAATTACCCGGTTACTTTACAGCGGCATGGTTGACCAAAAAAATTAATTTGCGTTATATTTTTGCTATCTATATGATTGGCACTGCAGTTGGTGCGGTTTTATTTGGTCAAGCGCAAACGCCGGTTGCAACAGTAATTTGTGGTTGTATCCTATCATTCTTTAATTTGGGTGCTTATGGGACGATTATTGCAATTACTCCTAGTATTTATGATTCGGCAATTCGGGGGACAATGACTGGGATTGCTGAAGGTATTGGCCGAATTGGTGCAGTTATTGGGCCGCTTTTGGTTGGTATTTTAATTGATCAAAAAGTAGGCATTAATGCGATTTTTATTATTTTTATGGTTTCTTTAGTTATTGGGGCTGCTGCGATGTTGCTAATTCCTAATCCAGAACATTCAACGGTTGAGGAAGGATAGTAAGATGAATAACTTATTATTACGCGAAAAATTAATCACTTTTTTGAAAGAAGATCTTGAAAAGGGTGATTACAGTACCCAATTTTTAACTAATAAAAAAATTAGCGGTCATTTTGTTGCCAAGCAAGATGGGGTTATCTGTGGTCAGCAGGTACCACAGGTTGCTTACAATTTGTTAGGTCAAGCTCAGTATGAACCGTTAGTTGCGGATGGTACGGTTATTAAAAAGGGTATGCAAATTGGTAAGGTAACTGGCGATGCTGCTGTGATTTTAAGTGCTGAACGAGTTGTATTGAATTTAATTCAACGCATGAGTGGCATCGCGACAATGACTCATATGGCAATTCAAACTCTGAATGATGCAACAATTAGAATTACTGATACCCGTAAAACCGCGCCGGGTCTACGGATGTTTGATAAGTATGCTGTTAAAATTGGTGGCGGGGTTAATCATCGTTTTGGTTTAACCGGCGGCGCGATGTTGAAGGATAATCATTTAGCCTTAATGGGTGGAGTTAAAAAGGCACTTACGACATTACAATCAGTTCAAGGTCCGTTAACACCAATTGAGGTTGAGGTAGAATCGCTGGCAGAATTACAAGAAGCAATTGCTGTTAAACCAACAACAATCATGTTTGACAACCAATTGCCAGCAACGATTAAGGAGTGGTCTGAATTAGTGCCAGATGAAATTGTAACTGAAGCTTCTGGTGGCATTACAATGGCTAATTTAGCTAGTTATCGTGGCTGCGGTGTTGATTATCTTTCAATGGGCTGCTTGACTAACGATGTGACACCAGTTGACATTAGTTTTTTGGTTCAAGGCGTATATAAATCTGGCGTAATTAATTAAACAGTCTAGTCAACTTTTAGGGCAATGGTAAAATTGATTTTACTGAATAATTACTTTTATTGGGAAAAAGGAATGAAATTTATGAATACTAAAGAAGACTATATTAATAAGTTGGGTTTGGAACCACATGCTGAAGGCGGCTGGTTTAAAGATATTTCACATAGTCCTGATAAATATTTTGCTCCAGAAAGTGATGGCGAACGGTATCGTTACACGTCAATTATTTTTTTGCTTGATTCAAGCAGTCCCTCGCATTTACACAAGTTAAATCATGACGAAATCTGGTTTTATCATGATGGGCAGCCAGTTATTATCCATTGTATTAGTGAATCTGGTAAATACTGGACGGTTAAGTTGGGCAAGGATATCAAGAATGGTGAGGTTTTACAATACAGTGTGCCGCAAAATACCATCTTTGGTGCTGAAATAGCAGGTAGTGGTTTTGGCGTTGTTAGTTGTGTCGTTGCTCCGGGTTTTGATTACCATGACTTTATTTTATTTACACGCAGTGAGTTACTAGAACAATATCCACAATTGTCTGCTGTGATTACCAAAATGACAGTAGCTGAAAAATAATTTTGTAATTAAAAAAAGCGTTCCTAGTTAATTAGGAGCGCTTTTAATTTGAACCAAAGTTTGTGACAAAAAATCGCTGATATAAAAGATAAGATCCAAGTCAACAGGTAAAGACTGCTGGCTAATAATAAGGGCGAACGTAATTTACTTAATGCTGGCACTAATGTTATCCACAAAAGTTCTAACCAAAAAACGTGACTTAAGAATGCACGGTAAGCATAAATTGCTAAAAAGTGGAAAACTTTGAGCATGTGTATTTGATGTTTTCTAATTTGATAGAAGGCAAGACTACAAATTAAACCAATGATTGTTAAGCAGTAGCAGGTTGTGGACAGCTGATAATAGGAAGAATTGCTGAGCTTGACTGGTAAACCAAAGCTGAATAATTCGCGATTAAGCCAACTATAGCTGATCAGCCAAGCAACAAGTAATAACGGCCAGCTCTGTCTAAGCAAATGAGCTAATTGTTGGTGAAATTGCCAAGCTAGGCAACCTAAAACAGCATAAATTAGAAAACTTGGGAAAAGGCGATCAAAGTAGTACCAAGAATTTGCATGTGGACCGTGGAAAACTTGACGGTTATACACAAATATCCACAAGAAATACACAATGGTTGTGCTTAATATGACCAGCCAACATTTTTGTTTGGTTTGCTTGACCCAAGTTAGAAGCTGCCAAAAGAAGGGCATAAGGATGATAAATTGCAGCATCATTGTGTTATACCACAGGTGTGGCGCAGCATTGCCGCTAATAAATTGCACCAGCCAGCTAATTAAATTAGTAAAATAGCCATGTTGTTGAAGTTGAGGCATAAGGAATAAATACACACTTGTCCACAAGATACTGGGGATAAACAGTGCATGCCACTGTTTTTTTAAATATTCGGGATAATTTGACCACGAAGAATGTAAATTAGTTCGTGCGGTTGTGTATAAAATACCAAAAATAAAAGCTGGCGCTGTAAATTTCACTAAATTATAGATTAAACCAATATTAATTTGTGAAGTTTTAGTTAGGTGAAGTTTTACCATAAACGCTAAAACAGATTGTAACATTACTGCTGTACATGCAAATGTTTTAAGGTAATCACCAGGATCTGCTTGAGTTGAAGTATCCAATTTTTATATTCATCTTTCTAATA from Lactobacillus sp. ESL0785 encodes:
- a CDS encoding PTS transporter subunit IIC codes for the protein MDWNAIVQGILSVGAQVLIPILIMILGLIFGMKPSKAVTSGLYLGTGFIGMSMAINQLTQTVSPAAKALAKYTGINLPAVDFGWTGAASITWSWTLAFLFFAVEIVVNIVMLLAKMTDTMNADMWNVWGVALTGYMVYQISGSLIWGFICGALQVVICLKLGDMWSKEIANMLGYEGVTVTHIEAFTAVIMSPINKLMDYIPIFNREWDATALKRKIGVFSEPVVMGSIIGLILALAGRYSIGDALNLAVTVGAVMAIFPVMAKFFMDALTPFGSTMSDFMKKHVKGRTFVIGLDWPILGQSTELWVTMVLMIPVSIIYAAILPGNTILPIAGVINYCIGVGGLLLTGGNLLRMLVLGVIYEPVFLYGASYFANIFTKLAKSSTSIKVPAGSQVSWSSIEAPELRYAMAWAGRGNIWAIIGLIALLAIFWWLYRSFKKNPIPALKYQKPTAKTE
- a CDS encoding class II aldolase/adducin family protein; the protein is MKYPAGRIPFEYEREDLAKVVREVMERRDTNIVGGNISIKVQDETGKNYYVMTPTMMSEAYMGYLNADQILVIEPHTRRVISGNGKVTREINMHEAIYDTNPDIKCVFHSHADQCMFWGTSGLNMPNVTEATQKLKEIRTLDWHPMCTEELAQYVAGEIKKLGSKALRNGFLLNSHGTLFTSGGKDMDPLTALHKSLADVDITEYNAKVAYKQTVFQQIGVLDGYYSEDTKIGTWEDVKAGKALYNKKTAQNKKGD
- a CDS encoding aldo/keto reductase codes for the protein MKQIKIGQTNFTGSAIALGIMRMNALTVNQAVTALETAHEVGINCLDSADIYGHGKSEKIFGKAFKQSGLNRDDFYIQSKTGIYENSELNYKTTRYDFSKKYIINAVDGILNRMGIDYLDSLLLHRPDALMDPAEISAAFDELQTSGKVRHFGVSNFNPMQVALLQQGISQKLLINQLQFSVMHTGPIDFGIHTNMTDARSIDHDRGVLDYSRLHNMTVQAWSPFQYGQIEGNFIGNPKFPQVNAALQKLADQKGVSKNAIAAAWILRHPAKIQVIIGTMNPDHIIDSAKGADIDLTAQEWYDIYLAAGNDLP
- a CDS encoding MFS transporter, which codes for MDVGLLSFIMPIVHQEWTLTNSQTGLISSVSTIGMICGGFFFGYLADRIGRKNTLMLSLLTFSIGNFILAFAQGFDSFLIIRFFVGMGLGGELPVAATYVSDLYSGAKRSRMLILADSFWALGWLVASFLSFALNGILSWRGLLIVTAISAFFAIVVRKQVPELKKPTAKKHHFVISKFLNFKTIMLWLAWFMVMFSYYGMFMWLPGIMTSKGNSVVDSFGYSVIIIVAQLPGYFTAAWLTKKINLRYIFAIYMIGTAVGAVLFGQAQTPVATVICGCILSFFNLGAYGTIIAITPSIYDSAIRGTMTGIAEGIGRIGAVIGPLLVGILIDQKVGINAIFIIFMVSLVIGAAAMLLIPNPEHSTVEEG
- the nadC gene encoding carboxylating nicotinate-nucleotide diphosphorylase yields the protein MNNLLLREKLITFLKEDLEKGDYSTQFLTNKKISGHFVAKQDGVICGQQVPQVAYNLLGQAQYEPLVADGTVIKKGMQIGKVTGDAAVILSAERVVLNLIQRMSGIATMTHMAIQTLNDATIRITDTRKTAPGLRMFDKYAVKIGGGVNHRFGLTGGAMLKDNHLALMGGVKKALTTLQSVQGPLTPIEVEVESLAELQEAIAVKPTTIMFDNQLPATIKEWSELVPDEIVTEASGGITMANLASYRGCGVDYLSMGCLTNDVTPVDISFLVQGVYKSGVIN
- a CDS encoding cupin domain-containing protein, translating into MNTKEDYINKLGLEPHAEGGWFKDISHSPDKYFAPESDGERYRYTSIIFLLDSSSPSHLHKLNHDEIWFYHDGQPVIIHCISESGKYWTVKLGKDIKNGEVLQYSVPQNTIFGAEIAGSGFGVVSCVVAPGFDYHDFILFTRSELLEQYPQLSAVITKMTVAEK